The Chitinophaga flava genome has a segment encoding these proteins:
- a CDS encoding AraC family transcriptional regulator has protein sequence MRKKDPSTREIIPLKHFQLFRTDFMIQSMMLCMTTHQDWLYNALRPDAYLILWFNNESSRIMVDFEEVSITRDTILFIRKDRVHILMDDRYDGITISFTENFFCKSAEDAVFLNNHILFTDSHQPRYIKVEEEDRVLRLLATLLMEENATTAPSETVNRNLIQHFMIAAARKLEPAEIPVSVDRDRSYVTAFQQLLAHDFRSVKMVNTYATALHITEKRLNAATTHITGKSPKQLIDEKIMLEARRMLTHTSQTTSEIAFELGFFEVSNFIKYFRKHEGITPAIYRKASVSKA, from the coding sequence ATGAGAAAAAAAGACCCGTCAACGAGAGAGATTATACCACTCAAACATTTTCAGTTGTTCAGGACTGACTTCATGATTCAGTCTATGATGTTATGCATGACAACGCACCAGGATTGGCTGTACAATGCCTTGCGCCCGGATGCCTACCTGATCCTGTGGTTCAACAACGAGTCCAGCAGAATCATGGTGGATTTTGAGGAAGTATCTATTACACGGGATACCATATTATTTATCAGAAAAGACAGGGTGCATATATTGATGGATGATCGCTATGACGGTATCACCATCAGCTTCACAGAAAATTTCTTCTGTAAATCAGCGGAAGATGCTGTTTTCCTCAATAACCACATTCTGTTCACGGACAGCCACCAGCCACGGTATATAAAGGTAGAGGAAGAAGACCGGGTACTGCGGTTGCTGGCAACACTATTGATGGAAGAAAACGCCACCACTGCTCCTTCCGAAACGGTGAACAGAAACCTTATTCAGCACTTCATGATTGCAGCGGCGCGCAAACTGGAGCCAGCTGAAATACCAGTGAGCGTAGATAGAGACCGTAGTTATGTGACCGCCTTTCAGCAGTTACTCGCCCACGACTTCCGATCTGTGAAAATGGTAAATACCTATGCCACAGCCCTGCACATTACAGAAAAGCGGTTAAACGCAGCCACCACGCACATTACAGGCAAATCACCCAAACAGCTCATTGATGAAAAAATAATGCTGGAAGCCCGAAGAATGCTGACACATACCAGCCAGACAACCAGTGAAATTGCATTTGAACTGGGATTCTTCGAGGTGTCCAACTTCATCAAGTACTTTCGCAAACATGAAGGGATCACCCCTGCGATCTATAGGAAGGCGTCTGTAAGCAAGGCGTAA
- a CDS encoding MFS transporter, translated as MTTSTVKLKRIKESNIGIATLLAFAMIPMSGFATDIYIPSLPGMTSALGISNGQAQLTLSLFLISYGLSQLFVGGLLDSYGRYRISMVSMLLFCLSCVIIANTHNLYVVYAMRILHGITIAAMVVSKRAFFVDLYSGEKLKHYLSFFTIIWSTGPIVAPFIGGYLEVSFGWESNFYFLGGFAAVLFVLEAIFGGETIHETTPFHPAKIFSIYMGMVRTGSFTLGIGMLGLAYSMVMVYNMSGPFIIEHYFNLSPVVTGYCSLFLGFAWMAGGFLGKGLINKPFVRKMNINVLLQFVAACALLLTFGLFSQLWTILAFAFLVHVGAGFTYNNYFTFCLQKFPKNAGIAGGLTGGLCYVIVSILSAGIIYVLPVQDGRNLSLSYIVLILASALVMYRVLLLNKKEQALNMMTS; from the coding sequence ATGACTACCAGCACTGTTAAACTGAAACGTATAAAGGAAAGTAATATTGGTATTGCCACACTGCTTGCCTTTGCTATGATACCGATGTCGGGATTTGCAACAGACATCTATATTCCTTCCCTGCCGGGCATGACCAGCGCACTTGGCATTTCCAACGGCCAGGCACAGCTGACGCTGAGTTTGTTTCTGATCAGCTATGGCCTTTCTCAGCTTTTTGTGGGTGGCCTGCTCGACAGCTACGGCCGTTACAGAATAAGCATGGTTTCCATGTTGCTTTTCTGTCTCTCCTGTGTGATCATTGCCAATACACATAATCTGTATGTCGTATATGCGATGCGGATATTGCACGGGATCACCATTGCAGCCATGGTGGTGAGCAAGCGCGCATTTTTTGTGGACCTCTACTCCGGCGAAAAACTCAAACACTACCTCAGTTTCTTTACCATTATATGGTCTACCGGACCCATTGTAGCGCCTTTTATAGGAGGATACCTTGAAGTGAGCTTTGGTTGGGAATCCAACTTTTATTTTCTGGGTGGCTTTGCGGCGGTACTGTTTGTGCTTGAAGCCATCTTCGGTGGTGAAACTATTCATGAGACTACACCTTTCCATCCGGCAAAAATCTTCTCTATTTATATGGGCATGGTGCGTACCGGCAGTTTCACACTGGGCATCGGTATGCTCGGACTGGCCTATTCCATGGTGATGGTATACAATATGTCGGGTCCGTTTATCATCGAACACTATTTTAATCTGTCGCCGGTGGTTACGGGATACTGTTCTCTGTTCCTCGGGTTTGCCTGGATGGCAGGCGGTTTCCTTGGTAAGGGACTGATCAATAAACCCTTTGTCCGCAAGATGAACATCAACGTGTTGCTACAGTTTGTTGCAGCCTGCGCATTGTTACTGACCTTTGGCCTCTTTAGCCAGTTATGGACCATCCTGGCTTTTGCTTTCCTGGTACACGTAGGAGCTGGTTTTACCTATAACAACTACTTTACCTTCTGTCTGCAGAAATTCCCCAAAAATGCGGGCATCGCCGGAGGACTTACGGGTGGCCTTTGTTATGTGATCGTTTCCATACTCAGTGCAGGTATCATCTATGTGTTGCCGGTACAGGACGGACGGAACCTGTCTCTCAGTTACATCGTCCTGATCCTGGCCAGCGCATTGGTGATGTATCGCGTACTCCTGCTGAATAAAAAAGAGCAGGCGCTTAATATGATGACTTCGTAA
- a CDS encoding ExbD/TolR family protein: MPRSKVTRKSTLVDMTAMTDMVFLLLTFFMLATRFKPVEPVAVITPSSINTQVLPDSDVILFTMDKKGRIFFDMDGQPKRKQLIGDLDKQFQLGLTEAEKHNFIVGTSIGTELKHLKAYLAMRPEQRKEHAIESGIPTDSASNEVKIWLQYATASQQGNARTLKYCVRADNDAPYLQVKKLLASFKERNIQHINLVTNLKANPLTKSSY; the protein is encoded by the coding sequence ATGCCCAGGTCGAAAGTTACCCGTAAAAGTACCCTCGTTGATATGACTGCCATGACCGATATGGTATTCCTGCTGCTCACCTTTTTTATGCTGGCTACGCGGTTCAAGCCGGTCGAACCTGTTGCTGTCATCACACCCTCTTCCATCAATACACAGGTACTTCCCGATTCCGATGTGATCCTGTTTACCATGGATAAAAAAGGAAGGATCTTTTTTGATATGGACGGACAGCCCAAAAGAAAACAACTTATCGGAGACCTCGATAAACAGTTCCAGCTGGGCCTTACAGAGGCTGAAAAGCACAATTTCATTGTTGGCACCAGTATCGGTACGGAGTTAAAACATCTGAAAGCCTACCTGGCCATGCGTCCGGAACAACGGAAAGAGCATGCGATAGAATCAGGTATACCCACCGATTCGGCCTCCAATGAGGTGAAGATATGGCTGCAATACGCTACTGCCTCACAACAGGGAAATGCCCGTACGCTGAAATACTGTGTCAGAGCGGATAATGATGCACCTTATCTGCAGGTTAAAAAATTACTGGCTTCCTTCAAGGAAAGAAATATCCAGCATATCAACCTGGTCACTAATCTTAAAGCCAACCCGCTTACGAAGTCATCATATTAA